A region from the Methylovorus glucosotrophus genome encodes:
- a CDS encoding DUF2818 family protein — MTQTILLLLALVLANMPWFSERLFFVIPLKGGTKHTGWCLLELIVMYFVTGGIAHYAELSTMGQAFPQGWEFYATTGSLFLVFAFPGFVYRYFWLNRA; from the coding sequence ATGACACAAACGATTTTGCTGTTGCTGGCCCTGGTGCTGGCGAATATGCCCTGGTTTTCCGAACGCCTGTTTTTCGTGATCCCGCTTAAAGGCGGCACCAAGCACACTGGCTGGTGCCTGCTCGAACTCATCGTGATGTACTTTGTCACCGGTGGCATCGCCCACTACGCCGAACTCTCTACCATGGGCCAGGCATTCCCCCAGGGCTGGGAATTCTATGCCACCACCGGCAGCCTGTTCCTCGTCTTCGCCTTCCCTGGCTTCGTCTACCGCTACTTCTGGCTCAACCGCGCCTGA
- the nuoN gene encoding NADH-quinone oxidoreductase subunit NuoN has product MNAIQSDLYAALPEIIILCMAMFVLLLDLFLKSHNRSLIYIFTQLGLAAAAVVTACTHNVSVVSYAFNGMFVDDPLSDVLKLMMYLTTSVMLVYTRQYVSLRDMFRGEYFALTLFALLGMMIMVSGQHFLTLYMGLELLSLCLYALVAMDRDNPRATEAAMKYFVLGALSSGMLLYGMSMLYGVTGTLDVAEVANALLQGAPDHAVLVLGVVFLIAGLGFKLGAVPFQMWVPDVYHGAPTAVTLFIGSVTKLAAFAFMIRLLIQGLYVLAIDWQGMLAIMAVLSILIGNITAIAQTNLKRMLAYSTISHVGYLLYGFMSAGTNGYVSAMFYIMAYVLMTLGGFGIMLLLSRKGFEADNLEDLKGLNQRSPWYAFLMLIIMFSMAGVPPTLGFYAKFAVLQAALQAGFVGLVIFAVVMAAIGGFYYLRVVKLMYFDEPLDNTPIKAPIDMKVLLSLNALLLLALGMFPQRLMDICAYAITHSFQ; this is encoded by the coding sequence ATGAACGCGATTCAATCCGACCTGTATGCCGCCTTGCCGGAGATCATCATTCTCTGTATGGCGATGTTCGTGCTGCTTCTGGACCTATTCCTCAAGTCACACAATCGCTCCCTGATATACATTTTTACCCAGCTGGGCCTCGCAGCGGCGGCAGTCGTCACCGCGTGCACGCACAATGTCTCGGTAGTGAGCTATGCCTTCAATGGCATGTTTGTCGATGACCCTTTGTCTGATGTGCTCAAGCTGATGATGTACCTGACAACATCGGTGATGCTGGTCTATACCCGCCAATATGTCTCGCTGCGTGACATGTTCCGTGGCGAGTATTTTGCCCTCACGCTGTTTGCTTTGCTGGGCATGATGATCATGGTCTCCGGCCAGCACTTCCTCACGCTCTACATGGGCCTGGAACTACTGTCGCTGTGTCTGTATGCACTGGTCGCCATGGACAGGGATAATCCGCGCGCCACCGAAGCCGCCATGAAGTATTTTGTGCTGGGTGCGCTGTCCTCCGGCATGCTGCTGTACGGCATGTCCATGCTGTACGGCGTGACGGGGACGCTGGATGTTGCCGAAGTCGCCAACGCCTTGCTGCAAGGCGCACCTGATCATGCCGTGCTGGTATTGGGCGTGGTATTCCTGATTGCAGGCCTGGGCTTCAAGCTGGGTGCCGTGCCGTTCCAGATGTGGGTGCCGGATGTGTACCATGGCGCGCCAACGGCCGTCACGCTGTTCATTGGTTCCGTGACCAAGCTGGCCGCATTTGCCTTCATGATTCGCCTGCTGATCCAAGGGCTGTATGTGCTCGCCATCGATTGGCAGGGCATGCTGGCGATCATGGCTGTGTTGTCCATCCTCATCGGCAATATCACCGCCATTGCGCAAACCAACCTCAAGCGCATGCTGGCATATTCCACCATCTCGCATGTGGGCTACCTGCTGTATGGCTTCATGAGTGCGGGCACCAATGGTTATGTGTCCGCCATGTTTTACATCATGGCTTATGTGCTGATGACCCTGGGCGGCTTCGGCATCATGCTTTTGCTGTCACGCAAAGGCTTTGAGGCCGATAACCTGGAAGACCTGAAAGGCCTCAACCAGCGCAGCCCATGGTATGCCTTCCTCATGCTCATCATCATGTTCTCCATGGCCGGTGTGCCACCCACGCTGGGCTTCTACGCCAAGTTTGCCGTGCTGCAGGCCGCGCTCCAGGCTGGCTTTGTTGGCCTCGTCATCTTTGCCGTGGTCATGGCCGCGATTGGTGGTTTCTACTACCTGCGCGTGGTCAAACTCATGTACTTTGATGAACCACTGGATAACACGCCGATCAAAGCCCCGATCGACATGAAAGTGCTGCTCAGCCTCAATGCGCTGCTGTTGCTCGCACTCGGCATGTTCCCGCAACGATTGATGGATATTTGCGCTTACGCCATCACCCACAGTTTTCAATAA
- a CDS encoding NADH-quinone oxidoreductase subunit M, with the protein MDWPILSLSIWVPIFAGVLVLCTGGDQNARLARWLALFGSIAAFLVTLPLYTHFNMMDGGFQFQEGHRWITSFNINYHLGVDGLAVPLIILTSFTTVIVVIAGWEVIEKRVAQYMAAFLIMSGLMIGVFAALDAILYYMFWEAMLIPMFLVIGIWGGPNRVYATIKFFLYTFIGSLLMLVAFIYLYHQSNSFELVDYYQLPLSFKAQILIFLAFFMAFAVKVPMWPVHTWLPDAHVEAPTGGSVVLAAIALKLGGYSFLRFAMPIAPDAAHYLSGFMITLSLIAVVYIALVALVQKDMKKLIAYSSISHMGFVTLGFFIFNPLGMEGAIVQMISHGFVSSAMFLSVGVLYDRMHSRQIADYGGVVNTMPTFAAFAVLFGMANAGLPGTSGFVGEFMVILGALQANFWFAFLASTTLILGAAYTLWMVKRVFYGEIGNAHVAALKDLNRREFFILSVLAVLVIGFGVYPHPITEMTHATVNNLLAHMAQSKLL; encoded by the coding sequence GTGGATTGGCCTATTCTTAGTCTAAGTATCTGGGTACCTATTTTCGCCGGGGTGCTGGTGCTGTGCACGGGCGGTGATCAAAACGCACGTCTGGCGCGCTGGCTGGCCTTGTTCGGCAGTATCGCGGCTTTCCTGGTCACGCTGCCTTTGTATACCCATTTCAACATGATGGATGGCGGCTTTCAGTTTCAGGAAGGCCATCGCTGGATCACCTCCTTCAATATCAATTACCACCTGGGTGTTGATGGCCTGGCCGTACCGCTGATCATCCTCACCAGCTTTACCACGGTGATAGTGGTGATTGCCGGCTGGGAAGTGATCGAAAAGCGCGTGGCGCAATACATGGCGGCATTCCTGATCATGTCTGGGTTGATGATCGGCGTGTTTGCCGCGCTGGATGCCATTCTGTACTACATGTTCTGGGAAGCGATGCTGATCCCGATGTTCCTGGTGATTGGTATCTGGGGTGGGCCTAACCGCGTCTATGCCACCATCAAGTTCTTCCTGTATACCTTTATCGGCTCTCTGCTGATGCTGGTGGCTTTCATCTATCTCTATCACCAGAGCAATAGTTTTGAGCTGGTGGATTACTACCAGCTGCCGCTCAGCTTCAAGGCGCAGATCCTGATCTTCCTGGCTTTCTTCATGGCATTTGCCGTCAAGGTGCCGATGTGGCCTGTGCATACCTGGCTGCCGGATGCCCACGTGGAAGCGCCAACGGGTGGTTCCGTGGTACTGGCGGCCATTGCGCTCAAGCTTGGCGGCTACAGCTTCCTGCGCTTTGCCATGCCGATAGCTCCAGATGCTGCGCATTACCTCTCCGGCTTCATGATCACGCTGTCGCTGATTGCCGTGGTGTATATCGCCCTGGTGGCGCTGGTGCAAAAAGACATGAAAAAGTTGATTGCCTATTCGTCGATTTCGCACATGGGCTTTGTCACGCTGGGCTTCTTCATTTTCAATCCGCTGGGCATGGAAGGCGCGATTGTGCAGATGATTTCGCACGGTTTTGTATCCAGTGCCATGTTCCTCTCGGTGGGCGTGCTGTATGACCGCATGCATAGCCGCCAGATCGCCGATTACGGCGGTGTGGTCAATACCATGCCAACATTTGCCGCCTTTGCTGTGCTGTTTGGCATGGCCAATGCCGGTCTGCCAGGCACCTCCGGCTTTGTGGGGGAATTCATGGTAATTCTGGGCGCCTTGCAAGCCAACTTCTGGTTTGCCTTCCTCGCCTCCACCACGCTGATCCTGGGCGCAGCCTATACGCTGTGGATGGTGAAGCGCGTGTTCTATGGTGAGATCGGCAATGCCCATGTGGCCGCGCTGAAAGACCTGAATCGCCGTGAGTTTTTCATCCTGTCGGTGCTGGCTGTGCTGGTGATCGGGTTTGGCGTGTATCCGCACCCGATTACCGAAATGACACACGCCACCGTGAACAACCTGCTCGCGCACATGGCGCAGAGCAAGCTGCTTTGA
- the nuoL gene encoding NADH-quinone oxidoreductase subunit L: MTDMQTIYLLIPLLPLVAATIVGLFGRMLPRAAAHWLTIAGVAGAFALSVVVFNDVLQGRVFNGTVYTWLTSGDTSFEVGFLIDRLTAVMMLVVTFVSLMVHVYTIGYMAEDPGYSRFFSYISLFTFSMLMLVMSNNFMQLFFGWEAVGLVSYLLIGFWYTRPTAIYANLKAFLVNRVGDFGFLLGIAMVLYFFGSLDYAAVFSIAPQFADATVSIIPNTEWSLLTVICILLFIGAMGKSAQVPLHVWLPDSMEGPTPISALIHAATMVTAGIFMVARMSPLFEMSTTALSTVMVIGAITALFMGFLGIIQNDIKRVVAYSTLSQLGYMTVALGASAYSVAIFHLMTHAFFKALLFLAAGSVIMGMHHDQDIRNMGGLRKYMKITWITSLIGSLALIGTPLLSGFYSKDSIIEAVKLSHIPGSGFAYFAVLAGVFVTAFYSFRMYFLVFHGKERWMEKPAHAHDHHDAHADDDHDHDEHHHGLGPHDKPHESPWVVTLPLIALAIPSLVIGYIAIGPMLFGHFFDGVIFVDTEAHPVMHELAHHFHGAGAMALHALTSLPFIFALAGVVLSWFFYMKRPDIPAAIQKRCGWLYRLMENKYGFDTFNEKVFAGGSRFLGGKLWGIGDVKWIDGYLVNGTARLIGRISGIIRHLQSGLIYHYAFAMIIGVFLLLSLFMKV; the protein is encoded by the coding sequence ATGACTGACATGCAAACCATCTATCTGCTGATCCCGCTCTTGCCACTGGTAGCAGCGACCATTGTCGGCCTGTTTGGCCGCATGCTGCCGCGCGCTGCTGCACACTGGCTCACCATTGCCGGTGTGGCAGGTGCCTTTGCGCTGTCGGTAGTGGTATTCAATGATGTGTTGCAGGGCAGGGTGTTCAACGGCACGGTCTACACCTGGCTGACCAGTGGCGATACTAGCTTTGAAGTGGGCTTCCTGATTGACCGGCTGACAGCTGTCATGATGCTGGTGGTGACCTTTGTTTCGCTGATGGTGCACGTGTACACCATAGGCTACATGGCCGAAGATCCTGGCTATAGCCGCTTCTTCAGCTATATCTCGCTGTTTACCTTCTCCATGCTGATGCTGGTGATGAGCAACAACTTCATGCAGCTCTTCTTCGGCTGGGAGGCGGTGGGCCTGGTGTCCTATCTGCTGATTGGTTTCTGGTACACACGTCCAACCGCCATCTACGCCAATCTCAAGGCTTTCCTAGTTAACCGCGTGGGCGATTTCGGCTTCCTGCTCGGCATTGCCATGGTGCTGTATTTCTTTGGCAGCCTGGATTACGCCGCCGTGTTCTCCATCGCACCGCAGTTTGCCGATGCCACGGTCAGCATCATCCCCAATACCGAATGGTCGCTGCTAACGGTGATTTGCATCCTGCTGTTCATCGGCGCCATGGGTAAATCGGCGCAAGTGCCTTTGCATGTGTGGCTGCCAGATTCCATGGAAGGCCCGACCCCTATTTCTGCGCTGATCCACGCGGCCACCATGGTGACCGCCGGTATTTTCATGGTGGCGCGCATGTCGCCGCTGTTTGAAATGTCGACCACCGCCTTGTCCACCGTGATGGTGATCGGCGCGATTACTGCCTTGTTCATGGGCTTTCTGGGCATTATCCAGAACGACATCAAGCGCGTGGTGGCGTATTCCACACTTTCACAGCTGGGATACATGACAGTGGCGCTGGGTGCATCGGCATACTCCGTGGCCATCTTCCACCTGATGACCCATGCCTTCTTCAAGGCCTTGCTGTTCCTGGCCGCCGGTTCTGTGATCATGGGCATGCACCACGATCAGGACATCCGCAATATGGGTGGCCTGCGCAAATACATGAAGATTACCTGGATCACCTCGCTGATTGGCTCCCTGGCGCTGATCGGCACACCATTGTTGTCCGGCTTCTATTCCAAGGATTCGATTATCGAAGCGGTGAAGCTGTCGCATATCCCCGGCAGTGGCTTTGCCTACTTTGCCGTGCTGGCCGGCGTGTTTGTGACGGCGTTTTACTCTTTCCGCATGTATTTCCTGGTATTCCATGGCAAGGAGCGCTGGATGGAAAAACCAGCGCACGCGCATGATCACCATGATGCCCATGCCGATGATGATCATGATCACGACGAGCATCACCACGGCCTGGGTCCGCACGACAAGCCGCACGAGTCGCCCTGGGTGGTGACCCTGCCGCTGATCGCACTGGCGATCCCATCGCTGGTTATTGGCTATATCGCCATTGGCCCCATGCTGTTCGGACATTTCTTTGATGGCGTGATCTTTGTGGATACCGAGGCACACCCCGTCATGCATGAGCTGGCGCATCATTTCCATGGCGCAGGTGCCATGGCGCTGCATGCCCTGACCAGCCTGCCTTTCATTTTTGCCCTGGCGGGTGTGGTGCTGTCGTGGTTTTTCTACATGAAGCGGCCGGACATCCCTGCCGCCATCCAGAAGCGTTGCGGCTGGCTGTATCGCCTGATGGAAAACAAATATGGCTTTGATACCTTTAACGAGAAGGTATTCGCCGGTGGCTCGCGCTTCCTGGGCGGCAAGCTCTGGGGCATAGGCGACGTCAAGTGGATCGATGGTTATCTGGTCAACGGCACCGCACGCCTGATTGGTCGCATTTCTGGCATCATCCGGCACTTGCAGTCCGGCCTGATCTATCACTACGCCTTTGCCATGATCATCGGCGTGTTCCTGTTACTGTCCTTGTTCATGAAAGTATAA
- the nuoK gene encoding NADH-quinone oxidoreductase subunit NuoK: MVGLSHYLILGSLLFAISVVGIFLNRKNVIVLLMAIELMLLAVNLNFIAFSHYLQDTAGQVFVFFILTVAAAESAIGLAILVVLFRNLKTINVDDINSLKG, from the coding sequence ATGGTTGGACTCTCGCATTACCTCATACTGGGTTCATTGCTGTTTGCCATCAGCGTGGTCGGCATTTTCCTTAACCGCAAAAACGTCATCGTGCTGTTGATGGCGATTGAGCTCATGCTGCTGGCGGTTAACCTCAACTTTATTGCCTTCTCGCATTATCTGCAGGATACGGCTGGCCAGGTGTTCGTGTTCTTCATTCTGACGGTGGCGGCGGCAGAGTCTGCCATTGGTCTAGCCATTCTGGTGGTGCTGTTCAGAAACCTGAAAACCATCAACGTCGATGACATCAACAGTCTCAAGGGTTAA
- a CDS encoding NADH-quinone oxidoreductase subunit J, with protein MNFNDYVFYVLAAILLFAGLRVITSRNPVHAALHLVLAFFTAAGIWLLLEAEFLAIALVLVYVGAVMVLFLFVVMMLDINLDKLREGFWEALPIALPVGILMTLEMVMILGSRHFGVDRVAAPTPHPAGYSNTAELGRQLYTDYLLPFELASVVLLVAIVAAIALTLRDRKDSKFIDPAEQVKVKRADRIRMVSMPADVEIPAAAETEGKDKA; from the coding sequence ATGAATTTCAACGACTACGTATTCTATGTCCTGGCGGCTATCCTGCTGTTTGCTGGCTTGCGCGTCATTACTTCACGCAATCCGGTGCATGCCGCCTTGCATCTGGTGCTGGCCTTTTTTACCGCCGCCGGTATCTGGTTGCTGCTGGAAGCCGAGTTTCTGGCGATTGCCCTGGTGCTGGTTTACGTGGGCGCGGTGATGGTGCTGTTCCTGTTTGTGGTGATGATGCTGGATATCAACCTCGACAAGCTGCGTGAAGGTTTCTGGGAAGCGCTGCCGATTGCCTTGCCCGTGGGCATTCTGATGACGCTGGAAATGGTCATGATTCTGGGCTCCAGGCACTTCGGCGTTGACCGTGTTGCAGCGCCAACCCCGCATCCCGCCGGTTATAGCAATACTGCCGAGCTTGGGCGCCAGCTGTATACCGATTACCTGCTGCCGTTTGAGCTAGCTTCTGTGGTGCTGCTGGTGGCGATTGTGGCGGCCATTGCGCTGACCCTGCGTGATCGCAAGGATTCGAAATTCATTGACCCGGCCGAGCAGGTCAAGGTCAAGCGTGCAGATCGTATTCGCATGGTGAGCATGCCTGCCGATGTGGAAATCCCGGCAGCTGCCGAGACCGAAGGAAAGGACAAGGCGTAA
- the nuoI gene encoding NADH-quinone oxidoreductase subunit NuoI has product MLAKIKTVLSSLMLVELLKGMALTGRYFFARKITIQFPEERTPMSPRFRGLHALRRYPNGEERCIACKLCEAVCPAMAITIESEQREDNTRRTTRYDIDLTKCIFCGFCEESCPVDSIVETRIFDYHGEKRGDLLYTKPMLLAVGDKYETQIAADRSADAKYR; this is encoded by the coding sequence ATGCTAGCCAAGATCAAAACCGTATTATCAAGCCTGATGCTGGTCGAGTTGCTGAAAGGCATGGCGCTGACCGGACGTTATTTCTTCGCGCGCAAGATCACCATTCAGTTTCCGGAAGAGCGCACTCCCATGAGCCCGCGTTTCCGTGGTCTGCATGCCTTGCGCCGCTACCCGAATGGCGAGGAGCGCTGCATTGCCTGCAAGCTGTGCGAAGCGGTTTGCCCGGCCATGGCGATCACCATTGAATCTGAGCAGCGCGAAGACAATACGCGCCGCACCACACGCTACGATATCGACCTGACCAAGTGCATTTTCTGCGGCTTCTGCGAAGAATCATGCCCGGTCGACTCCATTGTGGAAACGCGGATTTTTGATTACCACGGCGAGAAGCGCGGCGATTTGCTCTATACCAAGCCCATGCTGCTGGCGGTGGGCGATAAATATGAAACCCAGATTGCGGCGGATCGCAGTGCGGACGCCAAATACCGCTAA
- the nuoH gene encoding NADH-quinone oxidoreductase subunit NuoH, with the protein MIAFMQNLLGPAWPVVWTLVKIIAIVAPIMGAVAYLTLAERKVIGFMQVRMGPNRVGYFGLLQPIADGLKLLMKEIIIPSAANKTLFLLGPVLAIAPALAAWAVVPFDVDMILADIDAGLLYILAMTSVAVYGVIIAGWASNSKYAFLGSLRSAAQIVSYEIAMGFALVGVLMCAGSLNLGKIVVAQAGGFWQWYWLPLFPLFIVYFISAVAETNRAPFDVAEGESEIVAGFHVEYSGMAFAVFFLAEYANMILVCMLAAIMFLGGWQPLLDVAPFNMIPGFLWLIIKVALLLFFFLWFRATFPRYRYDQIMRLGWKVFIPITLVWIIVVGGLMQTPLAYLFH; encoded by the coding sequence ATGATCGCCTTTATGCAAAATCTGTTGGGCCCCGCGTGGCCCGTGGTCTGGACCCTGGTCAAGATCATTGCCATCGTGGCGCCCATCATGGGCGCGGTGGCTTACCTGACTCTGGCTGAACGCAAGGTGATTGGCTTCATGCAGGTGCGCATGGGGCCTAACCGTGTGGGCTATTTTGGCTTGCTGCAGCCGATTGCCGATGGCCTGAAGCTGCTGATGAAGGAAATCATCATCCCTTCGGCGGCTAATAAAACCTTGTTCCTGCTGGGGCCTGTGCTGGCGATTGCGCCTGCGCTGGCGGCCTGGGCCGTGGTGCCGTTTGATGTGGACATGATACTGGCCGATATTGACGCTGGCTTGCTGTATATCCTCGCCATGACTTCGGTGGCCGTATATGGCGTGATCATCGCCGGTTGGGCATCCAACTCCAAGTATGCCTTCCTTGGCTCGCTTCGCTCGGCGGCTCAGATTGTTTCCTACGAAATTGCCATGGGTTTTGCCCTGGTAGGCGTGCTGATGTGCGCCGGCAGCCTGAATCTGGGCAAGATCGTGGTCGCGCAGGCGGGCGGTTTCTGGCAATGGTACTGGTTGCCATTGTTCCCCTTGTTTATTGTTTACTTTATCAGTGCAGTGGCTGAAACCAATCGCGCCCCATTTGACGTGGCCGAAGGCGAATCCGAAATTGTCGCGGGGTTCCATGTGGAATACTCGGGCATGGCGTTTGCCGTGTTCTTCCTGGCTGAATACGCCAACATGATACTGGTCTGCATGCTGGCAGCCATCATGTTCCTGGGTGGCTGGCAGCCTTTGCTGGACGTAGCGCCTTTCAACATGATTCCAGGCTTCCTGTGGCTGATCATCAAGGTGGCGCTGCTGTTGTTCTTCTTCCTTTGGTTTCGGGCTACTTTCCCGCGTTATCGCTATGACCAGATCATGCGACTGGGCTGGAAGGTGTTTATTCCTATCACGCTTGTTTGGATCATCGTGGTTGGCGGTCTGATGCAGACCCCGCTGGCCTATCTGTTCCACTGA
- the nuoG gene encoding NADH-quinone oxidoreductase subunit NuoG translates to MLNIEIDGKAVEVDHGTTIIDAADKLGIAIPRFCYHKKLSVAANCRMCLVQVEKFAKPLPACATPVADGMKIFTRSKAAVEAQKSVMEFLLINHPLDCPICDQGGECDLQDIAVAYGAPASRYAEEKRVVLNKNIGPLVSTDMTRCIQCTRCVRFLKEVGGMMELGMVGRGEHAEITAYVDKSVDSELSGNIIDLCPVGALTSKPFRYKARTWELTRRPSIAPHDGLGSQIEVHIKDGKVLRVLPREKESINECWLSDRDRFSYEGLNSPDRLTVPMIKHHGEWHETDWKTALEFAAGQLKDITNADGGEQLGVLVSPNSTMEEAYLAKQIAHGLGSSNIDYRLRQTDFRLDGKRMGTPWMGCNIPDLQEMDRILVIGSNLRNEHPLLANRIRKAVAQGAELSLVNPMDDDQLMAVKHKAICTPNDMVNVLAQILKAMSGLQRLSLCLPKSLNDLLETVRVWDNSQAMAESLAGLGKEVDLVSPRTGIFLGNIAQSHPRFTELYSLAEAIASLCGATFGILSPAANSTGAHLVGALPGEHGLNAKAMLESPRKAYLLVNVEPELDCHHAAQARQAIAEAECVIALTAYKSEALEHADVLLPIAPFTETSGTYMSMEGRVQSFTAVTKPLGECRPGWKVLRVLGNTLGLSGFDFDSSEQVKNAIFGGQKPSTVVWNSLNNNLRELIEIQVKIKSNVLQRLGEVPQFQSDAIVRRSPPLQKTRAVQAPVAAMHSQLLTELGLDDGEMVTVKQGVASVLLKAKRDDGLPHGVVRVPTALPVTSLLGDLMGEIEVTRA, encoded by the coding sequence ATGCTGAATATAGAGATAGACGGCAAAGCCGTAGAAGTCGATCACGGCACCACGATCATCGATGCAGCGGACAAGCTTGGCATTGCCATTCCGCGTTTCTGCTATCACAAAAAACTCTCCGTCGCCGCCAATTGCCGCATGTGCCTGGTGCAGGTCGAGAAGTTTGCAAAGCCTTTGCCTGCCTGCGCAACCCCGGTTGCTGATGGCATGAAAATTTTCACCCGCTCCAAAGCCGCCGTGGAAGCGCAGAAAAGCGTCATGGAGTTTCTGCTGATCAATCACCCGCTGGATTGCCCGATTTGCGATCAGGGTGGCGAGTGTGACCTGCAGGATATCGCCGTTGCCTACGGCGCCCCCGCTTCGCGCTATGCCGAAGAAAAGCGGGTGGTACTGAACAAGAATATCGGCCCACTGGTCTCCACCGACATGACGCGCTGCATTCAGTGCACGCGCTGCGTTCGCTTCCTCAAGGAAGTCGGCGGCATGATGGAGCTTGGCATGGTCGGCCGTGGCGAGCATGCCGAAATTACGGCGTATGTCGACAAGAGTGTCGACTCTGAACTATCCGGCAATATCATTGATTTGTGCCCCGTGGGCGCACTCACCAGCAAGCCATTCCGCTACAAAGCCCGTACCTGGGAACTGACGCGCCGTCCTTCCATTGCACCGCATGATGGTCTGGGTTCGCAGATCGAAGTACATATCAAGGATGGCAAAGTGCTGCGCGTACTGCCGCGCGAGAAGGAAAGCATCAATGAATGCTGGCTGTCTGACCGCGACCGTTTTTCCTATGAAGGCCTGAACAGCCCCGACCGTCTGACCGTGCCTATGATCAAGCATCACGGTGAGTGGCACGAAACGGACTGGAAGACAGCACTGGAATTTGCGGCAGGCCAGCTCAAGGACATTACCAATGCCGATGGCGGCGAGCAGCTGGGCGTACTGGTTTCACCCAACAGCACCATGGAAGAAGCCTACCTTGCCAAGCAGATTGCGCATGGCCTGGGCTCCAGCAATATTGATTATCGCCTGCGCCAGACCGACTTCCGCCTGGATGGCAAGCGCATGGGTACGCCGTGGATGGGCTGCAATATCCCTGACCTGCAAGAGATGGATCGCATTCTGGTTATCGGTAGCAATCTGCGCAATGAGCACCCGTTGCTGGCAAACCGTATTCGCAAGGCAGTAGCGCAGGGCGCCGAGCTGTCGCTGGTCAACCCGATGGATGATGATCAGTTGATGGCCGTCAAGCACAAGGCCATCTGCACCCCGAACGATATGGTCAACGTGCTGGCGCAGATACTGAAAGCCATGTCAGGCTTGCAACGCCTGTCGCTGTGTTTGCCCAAGTCCCTTAATGATCTGCTGGAAACCGTCCGCGTGTGGGATAACTCGCAAGCCATGGCAGAAAGCCTCGCCGGGCTGGGCAAAGAGGTCGACCTCGTCAGCCCGCGCACCGGTATTTTCCTGGGCAATATTGCCCAAAGTCATCCTCGCTTTACCGAGCTTTACAGTCTGGCTGAAGCCATTGCATCGCTCTGCGGCGCTACCTTTGGCATCCTGTCGCCAGCAGCCAATAGCACCGGTGCCCATCTGGTGGGCGCCCTGCCAGGCGAGCATGGCCTGAATGCCAAAGCCATGCTGGAGTCACCTCGCAAGGCTTACCTGCTGGTGAATGTGGAGCCTGAGCTGGATTGCCATCATGCTGCGCAGGCCCGCCAGGCCATTGCGGAAGCCGAGTGTGTGATCGCGCTGACAGCATACAAATCCGAGGCGCTGGAGCATGCCGATGTGCTGCTGCCAATTGCGCCGTTTACCGAGACCTCCGGCACCTACATGAGCATGGAAGGGCGCGTGCAGAGTTTTACCGCGGTGACCAAGCCGTTGGGCGAATGCCGTCCGGGCTGGAAGGTATTACGCGTGTTGGGCAATACCCTGGGCTTGTCCGGCTTTGATTTTGATAGCAGTGAGCAAGTTAAAAACGCGATTTTTGGCGGTCAGAAACCTTCTACTGTGGTCTGGAATTCGCTCAATAACAATCTGCGCGAACTGATCGAAATTCAGGTCAAGATCAAATCCAATGTCTTGCAACGCCTGGGCGAAGTACCGCAGTTCCAGTCCGATGCCATCGTGCGTCGCTCACCGCCATTGCAGAAAACCCGTGCCGTGCAGGCTCCGGTAGCTGCCATGCATAGTCAGCTGCTTACAGAGCTGGGCCTGGATGATGGTGAAATGGTCACCGTGAAGCAGGGGGTGGCAAGTGTACTGCTGAAAGCCAAGCGTGATGATGGCCTGCCACATGGCGTGGTGCGCGTACCGACCGCTCTGCCGGTAACCAGCCTGCTGGGTGATCTCATGGGCGAAATCGAGGTGACACGCGCATGA